From a region of the Zingiber officinale cultivar Zhangliang chromosome 4B, Zo_v1.1, whole genome shotgun sequence genome:
- the LOC121976988 gene encoding importin-5-like — protein MDQQQQQQIAVILGSAESGPFESLIGQLMSAANEQRSHAESLFNLCRDLHPDALALKLAAVLHASPALDFRAMSAVLLRKLLTHRDSDAPFWPRLSSASQTSLKSLLLAVLHQESDRSTAKKVADTISALAVSLLPDSAWPDLLPFLFHSVSASDTPPRLQESALLIFAQIAYVLADDASFIGSHLPTLHTLLLAALSHPSSPDVRVAALSAAVNLVTSLESAADRNRLADLLPPMMRTLTESLNSGNEATAQEALELLVELAGAEPRFLRRQIGDVVGAMMQIAEADGLEEGTRHLAIEFIITLAEARERAPGMMRKLPQFLSRLFSVLMKMLLDLEDDPAWYTAEVQDEDAGETSNYGVAQECLDRLAIAVGGNTVVPVASELLPAFLAASEWQKHHAALIALAQIAEGCSKVMLKNLEQVVTMVLCSFQDPHPRVRWAAINAIGQLSTDLGPDLQTQYHQRVLPALASAMDDFQNPRVQAHAASAVLNFCENCTPDILTPYLDGIVGKLLVLLQNGKQMVQEGALTALASVADSSQEQFQKYYDAVMPYLKAILMNATNKSNRMLRAKSMECISLVGMAVGKEKFRDDAKQVMEVLLALQGSQVETDDPTTSYMLQAWARLCKCLGQDFLPYMSVVMPPLLQSAQLKPDVTITSAGSDDDIDDSDDESVETITLGDKRIGIRTSVLEEKATACNMLCCYADELKEGFYPWIDQVAPTLVPLLKFYFHEEVRKAAVAAMPELLRSAKLAVEKGQAQGRDESYIKQLSDYIIPALVEALQKEPETEICASMLDSLNECMQLSGSLLSEDQVRSIVEQIKHVITASAARKKERAERTKAEDFDAEEEEILKEENEQEEEVFDQIGDCLGTLIKTFKASFLPFFDELSLYITPMLGKDKTPEERRIAICIFDDVAEQCREAALRYYDTYLPFLLEACNDDNADVRQAAVYGVGVCAEFGGSVFRPLVGEALFSLNNVIGHPDALQSDNVMAYDNAVSALGKICQFHRDGIDAAKVVPAWLSCLPIKNDLIEAKIVHEQLCSMVERSDRELLGPNNQQIPKIVAVFAEVLCGGKDLATEQTVSRIISLLRQIQQTLPPAVLASTWSTLQPQQQLALQSVLSS, from the exons ATGGATCAACAACAGCAACAGCAGATCGCCGTGATTCTTGGCTCGGCGGAGTCCGGCCCCTTCGAATCTTTGATTGGTCAGTTGATGTCCGCGGCGAACGAGCAGCGCTCCCACGCTGAGTCGCTTTTCAACCTCTGCCGCGACCTCCACCCGGACGCCCTCGCCCTGAAGCTTGCTGCCGTCCTCCACGCCTCCCCCGCTCTGGACTTCCGCGCCATGTCCGCCGTCCTTCTCCGCAAGCTCCTCACCCACCGCGACTCCGACGCTCCGTTCTGGCCCCGCCTCTCTTCCGCCTCCCAGACCTCGCTCAAGTCCCTCCTCCTGGCCGTCCTCCATCAGGAGTCCGACCGCTCCACTGCCAAGAAGGTCGCCGACACCATCTCCGCCCTCGCCGTCTCCCTCCTCCCCGACTCCGCCTGGCCTGATCTTCTCCCCTTCCTTTTTCATTCTGTCTCTGCCTCCGACACCCCTCCTCGTCTACAGGAGTCTGCCCTCCTCATCTTTGCCCAGATCGCTTATGTCCTCGCCGACGACGCGTCCTTCATTGGCTCTCACCTCCCCACCCTTCACACTCTCCTCCTCGCCGCCCTCTCCCACCCTTCCTCTCCAGATGTCCGCGTCGCTGCACTGTCTGCGGCCGTCAACCTTGTCACTTCCTTGGAGTCTGCTGCTGATCGTAACCGCCTAGCTGACCTCCTCCCTCCCATGATGCGAACCCTTACTGAGTCTCTCAACTCTGGTAACGAAGCTACAGCTCAGGAGGCCCTTGAGCTCCTTGTCGAACTTGCAGGTGCAGAGCCACGGTTTCTTCGTCGTCAGATTGGCGATGTTGTTGGAGCCATGATGCAAATTGCTGAGGCAGATGGACTCGAGGAGGGTACACGACACTTGGCTATTGAGTTTATCATCACTCTTGCTGAAGCGAGGGAGCGTGCCCCTGGGATGATGCGGAAACTCCCTCAGTTTCTTAGCAGACTCTTTTCTGTGCTCATGAAGATGCTTCTTGATTTAGAGGATGATCCTGCTTGGTACACTGCTGAGGTTCAGGATGAGGATGCTGGGGAAACTAGCAACTATGGTGTCGCGCAGGAGTGTCTTGACCGTCTTGCAATAGCAGTTGGTGGAAACACAGTCGTTCCGGTAGCCTCTGAGCTGTTACCAGCTTTCCTGGCTGCTTCCGAGTGGCAGAAACACCATGCTGCCCTTATCGCCCTTGCACAGATTGCTGAGGGTTGTTCAAAG GTGATGTTAAAAAATTTGGAGCAAGTGGTGACCATGGTCCTATGCTCTTTTCAAGATCCTCATCCACGTGTTCGTTGGGCAGCAATTAATGCTATTGGACAGTTATCCACTGATTTGGGGCCAGATCTCCAAACTCAGTATCATCAGAGGGTGCTTCCGGCATTGGCATCAGCAATGGATGATTTTCAGAATCCTCGTGTGCAG GCTCATGCAGCTTCAGCTGTTCTAAATTTCTGTGAAAATTGCACTCCTGATATTTTGACACCTTACCTAGATGGAATTGTAGGAAAGTTACTTGTTCTGCTACAG AATGGGAAGCAGATGGTTCAAGAAGGAGCTTTAACAGCTTTAGCTTCAGTTGCAGATTCATCACAA GAACAATTTCAGAAGTACTACGATGCTGTTATGCCTTACCTCAAAGCCATATTGATGAATGCAACTAACaaatcaaacagaatgcttcgTGCAAAATCAATGGAGTGCATAAGTTTGGTGGGAATGGCAGTGGGCAAGGAGAAGTTCAGGGATGATGCTAAACAG GTAATGGAAGTTTTGCTGGCACTGCAAGGATCACAAGTGGAGACAGATGACCCTACTACAAGCTATATGCTTCAG GCATGGGCCAGGTTATGCAAATGTCTAGGGCAGGATTTTCTACCGTACATGAGTGTTGTTATGCCTCCATTGCTTCAATCCGCCCAACTGAAACCAGATGTAACTATCACATCTGCAGGCTCAGATGATGACATAGACGATTCAGATGATGAAAG TGTTGAGACCATTACTCTTGGAGATAAAAGGATAGGAATTCGGACAAGTGTGTTGGAGGAGAAAGCCACTGCTTGTAACATGCTTTGTTGCTATGCTGACGAGCTAAAAGAGGGATTCTATCCATGGATTGATCAG GTTGCCCCAACATTGGTACCTCTACTTAAATTCTATTTCCATGAAGAAGTAAGGAAGGCTGCTGTTGCAG CTATGCCGGAATTACTACGATCTGCAAAACTAGCAGTTGAGAAGGGGCAAGCACAAGGTCGTGATGAATCATATATTAAGCAATTATCAGACTACATAATTCCAGCTCTTGTTGAAGCATTGCAGAAG GAACCAGAAACAGAAATCTGTGCAAGCATGCTTGATTCACTGAATGAGTGCATGCAG CTAAGTGGATCACTTCTTAGTGAAGACCAGGTCAGAAGCATAGTTGAACAGATAAAACATGTGATAACTGCAAGTGCAGCTAGGAAAAAGGAAAGGGCAGAAAGGACCAAAGCCGAGGATTTTGATGCAGAGGAAGAGGAAATCCTTAAGGAAGAAAATGAACAGGAGGAAGAAGTCTTTGATCAG ATTGGGGATTGCCTTGGAACTCTGATTAAGACCTTCAAGGCGTCTTTCCTTCCGTTCTTTGATGAGCTCTCTCTTTATATTACTCCGATGCTG GGGAAGGATAAAACACCTGAGGAGAGAAGGATTGCCATTTGCATCTTTGATGATGTTGCAGAACAATGCCGGGAAGCAGCTCTTAG ATATTATGATACCTACCTTCCTTTCCTTTTAGAAGCATGTAATGATGATAATGCAGATGTTAGGCAG GCTGCTGTTTATGGTGTTGGTGTTTGTGCTGAATTTGGTGGTTCTGTGTTTCGGCCTTTGGTTGGAG AGGCTCTCTTTAGTTTGAATAATGTGATTGGACACCCTGATGCATTGCAATCAGATAATGTAATGGCATATGATAATGCTGTTTCAGCACTTGGAAAAATATGCCAATTTCATCGTGATGGTATTGATGCAGCGAAG GTCGTCCCAGCTTGGTTGAGTTGCTTGCCGATAAAGAATGATTTAATCGAGGCCAAAATTGTTCATGAGCAACTTTGTTCAATGGTCGAAAG GTCAGATAGAGAACTTTTGGGTCCAAACAATCAGCAAATTCCAAAAATAGTTGCTGTGTTTGCAGAG gtCCTGTGCGGAGGGAAGGATCTGGCTACGGAACAGACTGTTAGTAGAATCATCAGTCTCTTGAGGCAAATTCAACAGACGCTGCCACCCGCTGTCCTTGCTTCAACCTGGTCCACCCTGCAGCCTCAGCAACAGCTCGCCTTGCAATCCGTATTATCTTCTTAA
- the LOC121978747 gene encoding major pollen allergen Lol p 11-like, which yields MAIRSLALATFCLFLTFLSFVGTVVSSHPAIIIEGRVYCDTCRAGFETTATTYVDGAKVKLQCKNFTSGEVTYTSEAVTDKSGTYHVSVDNDHQEETCGMQLVESSQSDCSEINDGRNYAPVVVTHNVGIASNVRYANSLGFLKDQPLSNCGQILVQYALGTDE from the exons ATGGCGATTCGTTCCCTTGCGCTCGCTACCTTTTGCCTCTTCTTGACCTTCCTTAGCTTTGTCGGTACCGTTGTTTCTTCGCATCCCGCTATCATCATAGAAGGGCGTGTGTATTGCGATACTTGTCGTGCCGGTTTTGAAACCACCGCAACCACATACGTTGACG GCGCAAAAGTGAAGCTACAATGCAAAAATTTTACAAGTGGTGAAGTCACTTATACAAGTGAAGCGGTGACCGATAAGTCGGGAACTTATCATGTCTCGGTGGACAACGATCATCAAGAAGAAACATGTGGAATGCAACTAGTCGAGAGTTCTCAAAGTGATTGTTCAGAGATCAACGATGGGAGGAACTACGCTCCTGTCGTAGTTACTCACAATGTGGGAATCGCTTCGAATGTTCGATATGCCAATTCTTTGGGGTTCTTGAAGGATCAACCACTTTCCAATTGCGGCCAAATACTTGTGCAGTATGCTCTGGGAACAGATGAATGA
- the LOC121976989 gene encoding major facilitator superfamily domain-containing protein 12-like isoform X1 encodes MVHHSTSEESSEEAQNVQPLGRLATLSYGVGHMLNDITSACWFTYLLLFLTNMGLSPRDAATVMLSGQVADAFTTIFVGELIDRYGHFKLWHAGGSLLVAVSFSSVFGSCLPCKVMGSNSTTLQTIGYSTFAAIFNVGWAVTQVSHMSMVNCMTLNPTSRVSLASCRNAFSMVANLSLYAIALCVFSVYAKDYVDIKLQYHWIAYLSIFFGCCFVVVFLIGTKEPKLKLQFECRKLSGISWTHWFKKILYYQVALVYMLTRLVANVSQALLASYVTKELGMGRSSKASVPAIIYICSFLVSVVLQEIRWSGFRLKIFFTAGAILWIFSGAGVFVLPGRMHNLMYPLSVIIGAANALMMVTGISMESMLVGEDLNGSGFVYGSLSFVDKLSCGLALYALESYQESSDPTRKLDNHISYSVTRYGLGVIPATCALISAAITYTMKLPDARSARSVTLVEPLLA; translated from the exons ACTTATTTGTTATTGTTCTTAACAAATATGGGATTAAGTCCAAG GGATGCGGCAACTGTCATGCTATCTGGCCAGGTTGCTGATGCCTTCACCACAATATTTGTTGGCGAGCTG ATAGACCGCTATGGACATTTCAAGTTATGGCATGCTGGTGGATCTTTATTAGTGGCTGTCTCTTTTTCGTCAGTTTTTGGTAGTTGCCTTCCCTGTAAAGTTATGGGCAGCAATTCCACTACATTGCAAACTATTGGTTACAGCACCTTTGCTGCAATCTTCAATGTAGGCTGGGCTGTTACGCAAGTTTCACACAT GTCAATGGTGAATTGCATGACTCTTAATCCAACAAGCAGAGTTTCACTTGCAAGTTGCCGTAATGCCTTCTCAATG GTGGCCAATCTTAGTCTTTATGCAATTGCATTATGCGTGTTCAGTGTCTATGCTAAAGACTATGTTGATATCAAGCTCCAG TACCATTGGATTGCATACTTGTCCATATTTTTTGGATGTTGCTTTGTAGTTGTGTTCCTGATTGGAACCAAAGAACCaaa GTTGAAACTGCAATTTGAATGTAGAAAGCTTTCTGGTATCTCATGGACTCATTGGTTTAAGAAAATTCTCTATTATCAAGTTGCCCTTGTTTATATGCTCACCCGACTAGTGGCAAATGTGTCACAG GCACTTCTTGCTTCTTATGTCACAAAGGAATTGggtatgggccgttcatcaaaaGCTTCA GTTCCTGCCATAATTTATATTTGCAGCTTTCTGGTGTCTGTTGTTCTTCAG GAGATTAGATGGTCTGGATTTCGCCTTAAGATCTTCTTTACTGCTGGAGCCATTCTGTGGATCTTTTCTGGGGCAGGAGTATTTGTTCTTCCTGGCAGAATGCACAACCTGATGTACCCTCTATCTGTGATCATTGGTGCTGCTAATGCTTTGATGATG GTTACTGGAATTAGCATGGAAAGCATGCTGGTTGGTGAAGATCTAAATGGAAGTGGGTTTGTGTATGGATCACTTAGTTTTGTGGATAAATTGTCGTGTGGCCTTGCTTTATATGCTCTTGAGTCCTATCAAG AATCATCTGATCCGACGCGGAAACTTGACAACCATATCAGCTACTCAGTAACAAGATATGGCCTGGGAGTGATTCCTGCAACTTGTGCTCTTATTTCTGCTGCTATCACGTATACCATGAAGCTACCTGATGCCCGTTCGGCCCGTTCAGTCACACTGGTTGAACCCCTTCTTGCATAA